One window of Corynebacterium doosanense CAU 212 = DSM 45436 genomic DNA carries:
- a CDS encoding PH domain-containing protein → MADIDDSTSTPATPRQLSDEDRAKFNALDPHAVVSTKPWEFETRSSFLRRLAIGWVILVLAIHIWVGLTVDIEYTGAAITGLDKWAFPGVGLIISLLSWWALNRPRLRANADGVEVQNIVGTRFYPWYVVYGLSFPQGSRMARIELPEFEYVPVWAMQSADGASTVKAVSEFRELEAQYMPED, encoded by the coding sequence GTGGCTGACATCGATGACAGCACCAGCACCCCGGCCACCCCCCGGCAGCTGAGCGACGAGGACCGCGCGAAATTCAACGCGCTGGATCCCCACGCCGTGGTCAGCACCAAACCCTGGGAGTTCGAGACCCGCTCGAGTTTCCTGCGCCGCCTGGCCATCGGCTGGGTCATCCTCGTCTTGGCCATCCACATCTGGGTCGGACTCACCGTGGACATCGAGTACACGGGCGCGGCCATCACCGGCCTGGACAAGTGGGCCTTCCCGGGTGTCGGCCTCATCATCTCCCTGCTCTCCTGGTGGGCGCTGAACCGGCCCCGTCTGCGGGCGAACGCCGACGGCGTAGAGGTGCAGAACATCGTCGGCACCCGTTTCTATCCCTGGTACGTCGTCTACGGCCTCTCCTTCCCGCAGGGCTCGCGCATGGCGCGCATCGAGCTCCCGGAATTTGAGTACGTGCCCGTGTGGGCCATGCAGTCCGCCGACGGTGCCTCCACGGTGAAGGCCGTGTCCGAGTTCCGCGAGCTCGAAGCCCAGTACATGCCCGAGGACTAG
- a CDS encoding enoyl-CoA hydratase — MSADLVSTLVDGSVATLTLTRDHKRNALDQDMCRAIDAALDEVVDAGARAIVITGDGSAFCAGADLGGGVYADGFFDALFSMLGHIQRVPAVVIGAINGPAVGAGTQLAMACDLRVVADSAYFRVPVVDVAIALDDVTVRSLERLVGGARARTMLLTGATLSSEEAVTCGFAAMSGTLDDALALASVCATKAPLTIRNLKAEFAWGGYRPFSDEERQEFQLAAWNSEDVQEARAARSEKREAEFRGR; from the coding sequence ATGTCTGCAGACCTCGTGTCCACACTTGTCGACGGCTCCGTCGCCACCCTCACCCTCACCCGCGACCACAAACGCAACGCACTGGATCAGGACATGTGCCGCGCCATCGACGCCGCCCTCGACGAAGTTGTCGACGCCGGCGCCCGAGCCATCGTCATCACCGGCGACGGAAGCGCCTTCTGCGCCGGCGCAGACCTCGGCGGCGGCGTCTACGCCGACGGCTTCTTCGACGCCCTGTTCTCCATGCTCGGCCACATTCAGCGCGTGCCCGCCGTGGTCATCGGCGCCATCAACGGCCCGGCCGTCGGCGCCGGAACCCAGCTGGCCATGGCCTGCGACCTGCGCGTCGTCGCCGATTCCGCCTACTTCCGCGTTCCGGTGGTCGACGTCGCGATCGCCCTCGACGACGTCACCGTGCGCTCGTTGGAACGCCTTGTCGGCGGCGCCCGCGCGCGAACGATGCTGCTCACCGGCGCGACGCTGTCTTCCGAGGAAGCAGTAACGTGCGGGTTTGCCGCGATGTCGGGGACGCTTGACGACGCCCTGGCCCTCGCCTCCGTCTGCGCCACCAAAGCCCCACTGACCATCCGCAACCTCAAGGCCGAATTCGCCTGGGGCGGCTACCGCCCGTTCAGCGACGAGGAGCGGCAGGAATTCCAGCTCGCGGCGTGGAACTCGGAGGACGTGCAGGAGGCGCGGGCCGCGCGTTCGGAGAAGCGGGAGGCCGAGTTTCGGGGGCGGTAG
- the ribH gene encoding 6,7-dimethyl-8-ribityllumazine synthase, with protein MSKEGLPAQHDLDASGLRVAVVTATWNAEICDQLHARALATGREAGAHVDEFRVVGALELPVVAQELAAQYDAVVALGCVVRGGTPHFDYVCDSVTAGLTRVSLDERTPIGNGVLTVNTQEQAVERAGGEGSVEDKGAEAMHAALDTAITLSRLRQTGV; from the coding sequence GTGAGTAAAGAAGGACTGCCCGCGCAGCACGACCTCGACGCCTCCGGCCTGCGCGTCGCCGTGGTCACCGCCACGTGGAACGCGGAGATCTGCGACCAGCTGCACGCCCGTGCGCTGGCCACCGGGCGCGAGGCGGGCGCGCACGTGGACGAGTTCCGGGTCGTCGGCGCGCTGGAGCTGCCCGTCGTGGCGCAGGAGCTGGCAGCGCAGTACGACGCCGTGGTGGCGCTGGGCTGCGTCGTGCGCGGCGGCACCCCGCACTTCGACTACGTCTGCGACTCCGTCACGGCCGGGCTGACCCGCGTCAGCCTGGACGAGCGCACGCCCATCGGCAACGGCGTGCTCACCGTCAACACCCAGGAGCAGGCCGTGGAGCGCGCCGGTGGCGAGGGATCGGTCGAGGACAAGGGCGCCGAGGCCATGCACGCCGCGCTTGATACGGCGATCACACTTTCGCGTTTGCGTCAGACCGGGGTCTAG
- the rpe gene encoding ribulose-phosphate 3-epimerase, with amino-acid sequence MSAPLIFPSILNADFARLGEEIAAIATADGIHVDIMDGHFVPNLSFGPSITETVNRLSDQTLDIHLMIENPEQWVEQYIDAGGDIITFHIEATEDHVALARKIRGLAAKAAFSVKPGTQIEPYLEDLAEFDQVLVMSVEPGFGGQSFMPEQLDKVRTLRTYIDENNLDVIIEIDGGISADTIAQAAEAGVDAFVAGSAVYKFGDPAAAIAKLRELATR; translated from the coding sequence ATGTCAGCACCGCTCATCTTCCCCTCGATCCTCAACGCCGACTTCGCCCGACTCGGGGAGGAGATCGCCGCGATCGCCACCGCCGACGGCATTCACGTGGACATCATGGACGGGCATTTTGTGCCCAACCTGTCCTTCGGCCCCTCGATCACCGAGACGGTCAACCGCCTGTCTGATCAGACGCTGGATATTCATCTCATGATCGAGAATCCCGAGCAGTGGGTCGAGCAGTACATCGATGCGGGCGGGGACATCATCACGTTCCACATCGAGGCCACCGAGGACCACGTCGCGCTGGCGAGGAAGATCCGCGGGCTCGCTGCCAAGGCCGCGTTCAGCGTCAAGCCCGGCACCCAGATCGAGCCCTACCTCGAGGATCTCGCCGAGTTCGACCAGGTGCTGGTCATGAGTGTGGAACCCGGTTTCGGCGGGCAGTCCTTCATGCCGGAGCAGCTGGACAAGGTGCGCACGCTGCGCACGTACATCGACGAGAACAACCTCGACGTGATCATCGAGATCGACGGCGGCATCAGCGCCGACACCATTGCGCAGGCCGCCGAGGCCGGCGTGGACGCCTTCGTCGCCGGTTCTGCGGTGTACAAGTTCGGCGACCCGGCGGCGGCGATCGCCAAGCTTCGCGAGCTGGCCACCCGCTAG
- a CDS encoding riboflavin synthase — translation MFTGLVEEMGTVTALEPQGDAVRLTIGASTVLSDARLGDSIAVNGVCLTVATRDDASFTADVMQESLDRSALGALTKGTKVNLERAMAVGDRLGGHIMQGHVDGTASLLSRTVSEHWEVLRFSLPAELNRYVVEKGSIAVNGTSLTVSSVGEDFFEVSLIPTTLAETTHGSLEVGDEVNLEVDVMAKYVEKMLGNRQ, via the coding sequence ATGTTCACCGGACTCGTGGAAGAAATGGGCACCGTGACGGCGTTGGAGCCGCAGGGCGACGCCGTGCGCCTGACCATCGGCGCGTCGACCGTGCTCTCCGACGCCAGGCTCGGGGACTCCATCGCCGTCAACGGCGTGTGCCTGACCGTGGCCACCCGCGATGACGCCAGCTTCACCGCCGACGTCATGCAGGAATCCCTCGACCGCTCGGCGCTGGGCGCGCTCACGAAGGGCACGAAGGTGAACCTCGAGCGTGCGATGGCCGTGGGCGATCGCCTCGGCGGCCACATCATGCAGGGCCACGTCGACGGCACCGCCTCACTTCTCAGCAGGACCGTCTCCGAACACTGGGAGGTGCTGCGCTTCAGCCTGCCCGCCGAGCTGAACCGCTACGTGGTGGAGAAGGGATCCATCGCGGTCAACGGCACGTCGCTCACCGTCAGCTCCGTTGGAGAAGACTTCTTCGAGGTCTCGCTCATCCCCACCACCCTCGCGGAGACGACCCACGGCTCGCTGGAGGTGGGCGACGAGGTGAACCTCGAGGTCGATGTCATGGCCAAGTACGTGGAAAAGATGCTGGGCAACCGGCAATGA
- the ribD gene encoding bifunctional diaminohydroxyphosphoribosylaminopyrimidine deaminase/5-amino-6-(5-phosphoribosylamino)uracil reductase RibD: MNDNALAAAIAAGDSVRGTTSPNPSVGAAIVSGDEIAGVGATQPPGGPHAEVMALRQAGERARGATAVVTLEPCNHTGRTGPCSRALIDAGINRLLYLNSDPFPQAAGGADYLRERGVEVEFLNQRVEALEPWLAATRLGRPHVTLKFAQTLDGFTAAEDGTSKWITGSEARRHVHEDRQLRDAIIVGTGTALADNPSLTARDADGNLLARQPRGVVIGRREVNASHLVQYPDIDTALDALWEDGARDVLVEGGAGLAASFLREDKVDAVRAYVAPMLLGSGLSTIGGGLATTLAEAQRFSLVNHRQVGEDIVINLTRKV; this comes from the coding sequence GTGAACGACAACGCGCTAGCCGCAGCCATCGCCGCCGGCGACTCCGTCCGCGGCACCACCAGCCCGAACCCGTCGGTCGGTGCGGCAATCGTCTCCGGAGATGAGATCGCCGGCGTTGGTGCCACCCAGCCACCAGGCGGCCCGCACGCCGAGGTCATGGCCCTGCGCCAGGCAGGCGAGCGGGCCCGCGGCGCCACGGCCGTGGTCACGCTGGAGCCCTGCAACCACACCGGCAGGACCGGACCATGCTCGAGGGCGCTTATCGACGCCGGAATCAACCGCCTCCTCTACCTCAACAGCGACCCCTTCCCGCAGGCCGCCGGCGGCGCCGACTACCTCCGCGAGCGCGGCGTCGAGGTCGAGTTCCTGAACCAGCGCGTGGAGGCACTCGAGCCGTGGCTCGCGGCCACCAGGCTCGGCCGGCCACATGTGACGCTGAAGTTCGCCCAGACTCTGGACGGGTTCACGGCGGCCGAGGACGGCACGAGCAAGTGGATCACCGGGTCGGAGGCGCGCCGCCACGTGCACGAGGACCGGCAGCTGCGCGACGCCATCATCGTCGGCACCGGCACCGCCCTGGCGGACAACCCCTCGTTGACCGCGCGGGACGCCGACGGGAATCTGTTGGCGCGTCAGCCCAGGGGGGTGGTGATCGGGCGTCGAGAAGTGAACGCCAGCCATCTGGTGCAGTATCCGGACATCGACACCGCGCTGGACGCACTGTGGGAGGACGGCGCGCGGGACGTGCTGGTCGAGGGCGGGGCCGGACTCGCCGCGTCGTTCCTGCGCGAGGACAAGGTCGACGCCGTGCGCGCGTATGTCGCGCCGATGCTGCTCGGATCCGGCCTGTCCACCATCGGCGGCGGGTTGGCCACGACGCTTGCAGAAGCTCAGAGATTTAGCCTCGTGAATCACCGGCAGGTGGGCGAGGACATCGTCATCAACCTGACCAGAAAGGTCTGA
- the uvrC gene encoding excinuclease ABC subunit UvrC — MADPTTYRPATGTIPTDPGVYKFRDENRRVVYVGKAKNLRARLGNYFQDVTQLHPRTRQMVFAASSVEWTVVASEVEALQLEYTWIKRFDPRFNVKYRDDKTYPMLAVSTGETVPRAFFYRGPRRKGVRYFGPYSHAWAVRETLDSLIRVFPMRSCTKGVYNRHESLGRPCLLGYIDKCSAPCVGKVSKEEHREIVDGFVSFLAGNTDKVVRGLTEEMNAAAADLDFERAAKLRDDLGAINKVMEQQAVVLGDATDADFIAFSSDELEAAVQIFHVRGGRIRGQRGWVVEKVGDQAGADALPTLMQNFLIQFYSDAVEREHLEEAEENAQVERRGVDQFSHAEARAVKVLPREILVQSLPDEADEVTALLSELRDGPVDLRVPQRGDKRALMETVERNAKDALRQHKLKRVGDLTARSAALQDIQEALGMEQSPLRIECTDISHIQGTDVVASLVVFEDGLPKKSDYRRYRVKEAAGEGRSDDVGSIAEITRRRFKRYQEDKLAHPEEDDTVFEDENIVEESTDNKRFAYPPQLFIVDGGAPQVNAAQAVFDELGIVDVTLVGLAKRLEEIWVPGDDEPVILPRNSQALYLLQQIRDEAHRFAITYHRQQRSVRMRRSELDEVPGLGPSRRADLVKHFGSVKKLKAATTEEISEVKGFGPKLAQQVYDHLHRG, encoded by the coding sequence ATGGCAGATCCCACCACCTACCGCCCCGCCACGGGCACCATCCCCACCGACCCCGGCGTGTACAAGTTCCGGGACGAGAACCGGCGGGTGGTCTACGTGGGCAAGGCGAAGAACCTGCGTGCGCGCCTGGGCAACTACTTCCAGGATGTCACCCAGCTGCACCCGCGCACGCGTCAGATGGTCTTCGCCGCCTCCTCGGTGGAGTGGACCGTGGTGGCCAGCGAGGTCGAGGCGCTCCAGCTCGAGTACACGTGGATCAAACGTTTCGACCCGCGCTTCAACGTCAAGTACCGCGACGACAAGACCTATCCCATGCTCGCGGTCTCCACGGGCGAGACGGTTCCCCGCGCGTTCTTCTACCGCGGTCCCAGGCGCAAGGGCGTGCGTTACTTCGGCCCGTACTCCCACGCCTGGGCCGTGCGCGAGACCCTCGACTCGCTCATCCGGGTCTTCCCCATGCGCTCCTGCACGAAGGGCGTGTACAACCGCCACGAGAGCCTGGGCCGGCCCTGTCTGCTCGGATACATCGACAAATGCTCCGCGCCGTGCGTGGGCAAGGTGAGCAAGGAGGAGCACCGGGAGATCGTCGACGGTTTCGTCTCCTTCCTCGCCGGCAACACCGACAAGGTGGTGCGCGGGCTGACGGAGGAGATGAACGCCGCGGCCGCGGATCTCGACTTCGAACGTGCCGCGAAACTTCGCGACGACCTCGGGGCCATCAACAAGGTCATGGAGCAGCAGGCCGTCGTGCTGGGCGACGCCACCGACGCCGACTTCATCGCCTTCTCCTCCGACGAGCTCGAGGCCGCGGTGCAGATCTTCCACGTGCGCGGCGGCAGGATCCGCGGCCAGCGCGGCTGGGTGGTGGAGAAGGTCGGCGACCAGGCGGGTGCGGACGCGCTGCCCACGCTCATGCAGAACTTCCTCATCCAGTTCTATTCCGACGCCGTCGAGCGCGAACACCTGGAAGAGGCGGAGGAGAACGCCCAGGTCGAGCGCCGCGGGGTGGACCAGTTCTCCCATGCCGAGGCCCGCGCCGTGAAGGTGCTGCCACGCGAGATCCTCGTGCAGTCCCTGCCCGACGAGGCCGACGAGGTCACCGCGCTGCTCAGTGAGCTTCGCGACGGCCCCGTTGACCTGCGGGTTCCCCAGCGCGGCGACAAACGCGCACTCATGGAGACCGTCGAACGCAACGCCAAGGACGCGCTGCGCCAGCACAAACTCAAACGGGTCGGTGACCTCACCGCCCGCTCCGCCGCGCTGCAGGACATCCAGGAGGCGCTGGGCATGGAGCAGTCGCCGCTGCGCATCGAGTGCACGGACATCTCGCACATCCAGGGCACCGACGTGGTGGCGTCCCTGGTGGTGTTCGAGGACGGCCTGCCCAAGAAGAGTGACTACCGCCGCTACCGCGTCAAGGAGGCCGCGGGGGAGGGGCGCTCCGACGACGTGGGTTCCATCGCGGAGATCACCCGCCGCCGGTTCAAGCGTTATCAGGAGGACAAACTCGCCCACCCGGAGGAGGACGACACCGTCTTCGAGGACGAGAACATCGTCGAGGAATCCACCGACAACAAACGTTTCGCCTACCCGCCGCAGCTGTTCATCGTCGACGGCGGCGCCCCGCAGGTCAACGCGGCGCAGGCGGTCTTCGACGAGCTGGGCATCGTCGACGTCACCCTCGTCGGCCTGGCCAAGCGCCTGGAGGAGATCTGGGTGCCGGGTGATGACGAGCCGGTCATCCTCCCGCGCAACTCCCAGGCCCTCTACCTGCTGCAGCAGATCCGCGACGAGGCCCACCGTTTCGCCATCACCTATCACCGGCAGCAGCGCTCCGTGCGCATGAGACGCAGTGAGCTGGACGAGGTACCCGGTCTCGGGCCGTCGAGACGCGCCGACCTGGTCAAACACTTCGGATCGGTGAAGAAACTCAAGGCCGCCACCACCGAGGAGATCTCCGAGGTCAAGGGCTTCGGGCCCAAGCTCGCCCAGCAGGTGTATGACCATCTGCACCGTGGGTGA
- a CDS encoding RsmB/NOP family class I SAM-dependent RNA methyltransferase, whose translation MSGGFRSRSRGSDKPAPKKQVKRREEQFRPVPGIDAARQTAYDTLRRVSSDDAYANLTLPGLLKQRRITERDAAFATELTYGTLRVSGVLDAVIAECSSRPLSDIAPEVLDALRLGAYQLLYTRVEDHAAVDTSVRLVEAAGMEHAKGFTNGILRTITRSPDLLEKLTPADPIAAAAFQTAHPTWIAESFFQVLPADELLPALEADSERPKVHLVARPGEISAEELALSVGGDEGQYSPYAVYLDGGDPGQLEPVRDRLAGVQDEGSQLIARAVVEAPVADDQGRWLDLAAGPGGKAALMGSLARIDGAHIDAVEISEHRAELIRKSVVGLPVTIHVADGRDPGLEPGFDRVLLDAPCSGLGALRRRPEARWRKTDAALASLNVLQFELLRSALSLVKPGGVVVYSTCSPDVRETRGVVDRAVRELGAVEEDAHALVPGMSDTGEELSVQMWPHRHGTDAMFFAVLRRG comes from the coding sequence ATGAGCGGCGGATTCAGGTCCAGGTCCAGGGGCAGCGACAAACCCGCGCCGAAGAAGCAGGTCAAACGCCGGGAGGAACAGTTCCGACCCGTTCCGGGCATCGACGCCGCGCGCCAGACGGCCTACGACACGCTGCGCCGGGTGAGTTCGGACGACGCCTACGCCAACCTCACGCTGCCGGGCCTGCTCAAGCAGCGCCGCATCACCGAGCGTGACGCGGCCTTCGCCACCGAGCTCACCTACGGCACGCTGCGCGTCTCCGGCGTGCTCGACGCCGTCATCGCCGAATGCTCTTCGCGCCCGCTCAGCGACATCGCGCCGGAGGTGCTCGACGCATTGCGCCTCGGCGCCTACCAGCTGCTCTACACCCGCGTCGAGGACCACGCGGCCGTGGACACCTCCGTCCGCCTCGTCGAGGCCGCGGGGATGGAGCACGCCAAGGGCTTCACCAACGGGATTCTGCGTACCATCACGCGCTCTCCGGACCTGTTGGAGAAGCTGACCCCCGCAGACCCCATCGCGGCGGCCGCCTTCCAGACCGCGCACCCCACGTGGATCGCCGAGTCCTTTTTCCAGGTGCTGCCCGCCGACGAGCTACTCCCCGCGCTCGAGGCCGACTCGGAACGCCCCAAGGTGCACCTCGTGGCCCGGCCTGGAGAGATCTCCGCTGAGGAACTCGCTCTGTCGGTCGGCGGCGATGAGGGCCAGTACTCGCCCTACGCCGTCTACCTCGACGGCGGCGACCCCGGCCAGCTCGAGCCCGTGCGCGACCGGCTGGCCGGCGTGCAGGACGAGGGCTCCCAGCTCATCGCCCGCGCGGTCGTCGAGGCCCCCGTCGCGGATGACCAGGGCCGCTGGCTCGACCTCGCGGCCGGCCCCGGCGGTAAGGCCGCGCTCATGGGCTCGCTCGCGCGTATCGACGGCGCGCACATCGACGCCGTCGAAATCTCCGAGCACCGCGCCGAACTCATTCGGAAGTCCGTCGTCGGCCTCCCCGTGACGATCCACGTCGCCGACGGCCGCGACCCGGGCCTGGAGCCCGGCTTCGATCGTGTGCTTCTCGACGCCCCCTGCTCCGGCCTCGGCGCCCTTCGGCGCAGGCCCGAAGCCCGTTGGCGAAAGACCGACGCCGCCCTCGCTTCGTTGAATGTGTTGCAGTTCGAGCTGCTGCGCTCGGCGCTGTCCCTGGTGAAGCCGGGCGGCGTGGTTGTGTACTCCACGTGTTCACCCGATGTGCGGGAGACCCGCGGGGTGGTGGATCGTGCGGTGCGTGAACTCGGTGCGGTGGAGGAGGACGCGCACGCGCTGGTCCCGGGCATGTCCGACACGGGCGAGGAGCTCAGCGTGCAGATGTGGCCGCACCGTCACGGCACGGACGCAATGTTCTTCGCGGTGCTGCGGAGGGGGTAG
- a CDS encoding bifunctional 3,4-dihydroxy-2-butanone-4-phosphate synthase/GTP cyclohydrolase II produces MTEDSSRTTLDSVERAIDDIRNGKAVVVVDNEDRENEGDLIFAASKATPELVAFMVRHTSGYICVAMEDERADELNLPPMVARNQDARSTAYTVTVDAATGTTGISATSRSETITRLADPARGAQDFTRPGHVVPLRAVKGGVLARNGHTEATVDLARMAGLEAVGALCEVVSTEDPADMARLPELRRFADEHDLALISIEQLINHRRRTEKQVELSVATQLPTKFGEFTAHGVRGLVDGSEHIALVCGDVTGVEDNSEVLVRVHSECLTGDVFGSRRCDCGPQLEESMRLIQEAGRGVIVYLRGHEGRGIGLLAKLHAYHLQDRGLDTVDANLEQGLPADAREYSVAGQILDALGVEKARLLTNNPAKCQALTGYGPEIVGRLGVDIEPTPENITYLRTKRDRMGHDLPAVAEWDQQHP; encoded by the coding sequence ATGACCGAGGACTCCAGCCGCACCACTCTCGATTCCGTCGAGCGCGCCATCGACGACATCAGAAACGGCAAGGCCGTCGTCGTCGTCGACAACGAGGACCGCGAGAACGAGGGCGACCTCATCTTCGCCGCATCGAAGGCGACGCCCGAGCTGGTGGCGTTCATGGTGCGCCACACCTCCGGCTACATCTGCGTGGCCATGGAGGACGAGCGTGCCGACGAGCTCAACCTCCCGCCGATGGTCGCCCGCAACCAGGACGCGCGCTCCACGGCCTACACCGTGACCGTCGACGCGGCCACGGGAACCACCGGCATCTCCGCCACCTCGCGCTCCGAGACCATCACCCGCCTCGCCGATCCCGCACGCGGTGCCCAGGACTTCACCCGCCCCGGCCACGTCGTGCCCCTGCGCGCCGTCAAGGGCGGAGTGCTCGCGCGCAACGGACACACCGAGGCCACCGTCGACCTCGCCCGGATGGCCGGGCTCGAGGCCGTGGGCGCGCTGTGTGAGGTCGTCTCCACCGAGGACCCGGCGGACATGGCCCGGCTGCCGGAGCTGCGGCGATTCGCCGACGAGCACGACCTGGCGCTGATCTCCATCGAACAGCTCATCAACCATCGGCGCCGGACCGAGAAGCAGGTGGAACTGAGCGTCGCGACGCAGCTTCCCACCAAATTCGGCGAGTTCACCGCGCACGGCGTCCGTGGGCTTGTCGACGGCTCCGAGCACATCGCCCTGGTCTGCGGCGACGTCACCGGCGTCGAGGACAACAGCGAGGTGCTCGTGCGTGTGCACTCCGAGTGCCTCACCGGCGACGTCTTCGGCTCGAGGCGTTGCGACTGCGGCCCCCAGCTGGAGGAGTCCATGCGCCTGATCCAGGAGGCCGGTCGCGGGGTGATCGTCTACCTGCGCGGGCACGAGGGCCGGGGGATCGGGCTGCTGGCTAAGCTGCACGCCTACCACCTGCAGGACCGCGGCCTGGACACCGTCGACGCCAACCTCGAGCAGGGGCTGCCCGCGGACGCGCGCGAGTACTCCGTCGCCGGGCAGATCCTCGACGCCCTCGGGGTGGAGAAGGCCCGCCTGCTCACCAACAACCCGGCCAAGTGCCAGGCGTTGACCGGGTACGGCCCGGAGATCGTCGGGCGGCTCGGCGTGGACATCGAACCCACCCCGGAGAACATCACCTACCTGCGCACCAAGCGTGACAGGATGGGCCACGACCTGCCGGCCGTCGCCGAGTGGGACCAGCAGCACCCATGA